One Candidatus Abawacabacteria bacterium DNA window includes the following coding sequences:
- a CDS encoding S-layer homology domain-containing protein — MRKIFLSTLILFLVFYSSVACAMTANPIVSAWIPSWDFIDGTNTIVNNVDLFTEISPFWYYLEDNGNVMPSSGSENKEFIDTLHNYGIRVIPSITNSFKDERASQVMADDAKRKKFVTTVMNLVKKNNYDGIDIDFEGLKLTNKDNFVILLKDLATQLHAQNKFLTVAVQAKTSDPGPWETVQAQDWKAISEAVDRFRIMAYDEHYSGSQAGPISSTPWVQSIMDFAKTQVPEEKLILGLPLYGYNWGEKEKTYAVTFKDLQYLLKKHNPSIQWDEVGKEPFIEYDKKNDETQVSDMRKVYFQNKDSISSKWNVAKKYPLSGLIFWRLGGEDESVWQYLREEKTALLKTGEFSDVTTEHWAYKYIQVLRSKGLSQGNNNQFYPEKGLTRAEGLKIALLAGNIPKTNYPIVARFKDIKKGDWFEHLVQTARARSIVSGQGDNFLPHKFLSRSEAVKIIDRSGGTKVPKEIERPHDVITRAEYAKLVAVGFRWGR, encoded by the coding sequence ATGCGTAAGATTTTTCTCTCAACATTGATACTATTTTTAGTTTTTTATAGCTCGGTAGCTTGTGCTATGACTGCCAATCCTATTGTCTCTGCTTGGATTCCATCTTGGGATTTCATTGATGGGACTAATACCATAGTTAATAATGTGGATCTTTTTACTGAGATTAGTCCTTTTTGGTATTACCTAGAAGATAATGGCAATGTGATGCCTAGTAGTGGTTCGGAGAATAAAGAGTTTATTGATACTTTGCACAATTACGGTATTCGGGTAATTCCTAGTATTACCAATAGCTTTAAAGATGAACGAGCCTCACAGGTAATGGCTGATGATGCTAAAAGAAAAAAGTTTGTTACTACGGTGATGAATTTAGTCAAGAAAAATAATTATGATGGTATCGATATCGATTTCGAAGGCTTGAAATTAACTAACAAAGATAATTTTGTCATTTTGCTAAAAGATTTGGCTACGCAACTACATGCCCAAAATAAGTTTCTGACAGTAGCAGTACAAGCAAAAACATCCGATCCTGGTCCCTGGGAAACAGTGCAAGCGCAAGATTGGAAGGCAATTAGTGAAGCTGTCGATCGCTTTAGAATTATGGCCTATGATGAACACTATAGCGGCAGCCAAGCGGGGCCAATTTCTTCTACTCCATGGGTACAAAGCATCATGGATTTTGCTAAAACTCAAGTACCTGAAGAAAAGTTAATTCTAGGCTTGCCTTTGTATGGCTATAACTGGGGCGAAAAAGAAAAAACCTATGCAGTGACTTTTAAAGATTTGCAATATCTACTGAAGAAACATAATCCCAGTATTCAATGGGATGAAGTTGGTAAGGAACCATTTATCGAATACGACAAAAAGAATGATGAAACTCAAGTCTCCGACATGAGAAAGGTATATTTCCAGAATAAAGACAGTATTAGTAGTAAGTGGAATGTGGCTAAGAAGTATCCTCTATCTGGCTTGATTTTTTGGCGACTGGGTGGAGAAGATGAAAGTGTTTGGCAATATTTACGAGAGGAAAAAACAGCGCTACTAAAGACAGGCGAGTTCAGTGATGTCACTACAGAGCATTGGGCATATAAATATATTCAAGTATTGCGCAGCAAAGGCTTGAGCCAAGGGAATAATAATCAATTTTATCCAGAAAAAGGCCTGACTAGAGCTGAAGGATTAAAGATTGCTTTACTAGCCGGCAATATTCCCAAAACCAATTATCCGATTGTTGCTCGTTTTAAAGATATTAAAAAAGGTGATTGGTTCGAACACTTGGTGCAAACAGCCAGAGCTCGCTCAATTGTTAGTGGCCAAGGAGATAATTTCTTGCCGCATAAGTTTTTGAGTCGCAGTGAGGCGGTAAAAATCATTGACCGTAGTGGCGGTACCAAAGTACCCAAAGAGATTGAACGTCCGCATGATGTTATTACCCGAGCAGAATATGCCAAGCTAGTAGCCGTTGGTTTTCGTTGGGGACGATAG
- a CDS encoding S-layer homology domain-containing protein, with product MLGWVRIIVAMRKSVIGLLWVLAFSWFVPVSWAANFPDVPPSHSFYRQIQFLKDRQVVHGFADGTFKPEQSITRGEFLKMLMGIVGYTNLPLVTENPFPDVPKNEPLAPYIKRAADLAIVQGYDDGLFRMNRSVNRVEALKLLLLVNRILPAQLPQRPNFSDVNSNLWYYPFASYAWEHHLFAVPANTMLKPGEFMNRALVADLLYRFYQDRPDLLPVIPTAPLPTSSTTTNNTSLPSPSPSLGTNSSAPANNARLISAIRLDIAPTSFTSPCPTNIDALVTVAVMSTTSGGTVRYRLLDNGVPATAETTITIPVGMVETNFTIPVRYASTLGVGLHVFNLEVLAPVRMISEAKTMNFVCHNSITNTELTIAPNTIFQCGRDNMYTVSMGLSLDGSGSEGTVKYYWQHNDGRRVGPFEATYGAGETQMNIPDYQWTIAHAAANGEYSLLFFAILPNNMSSTPITVTKSCH from the coding sequence ATGTTAGGATGGGTGAGAATTATTGTTGCTATGAGAAAAAGTGTGATCGGTTTGCTATGGGTATTAGCTTTTTCCTGGTTTGTTCCAGTTAGTTGGGCAGCAAATTTTCCTGACGTTCCTCCTTCGCATAGCTTTTATAGGCAAATTCAGTTTTTAAAAGATCGCCAAGTTGTTCATGGCTTCGCTGATGGTACTTTCAAACCTGAACAGTCGATTACCCGGGGGGAGTTTTTGAAAATGTTGATGGGGATTGTTGGTTATACCAATTTGCCTTTGGTAACGGAAAATCCTTTTCCAGATGTGCCCAAAAATGAACCGCTAGCGCCTTATATCAAGCGGGCTGCTGATTTAGCTATTGTCCAAGGTTATGATGATGGTTTATTTCGGATGAATAGATCAGTGAATAGAGTAGAAGCTTTGAAATTACTCTTGCTAGTGAATCGCATTTTACCAGCACAATTGCCGCAGAGGCCTAATTTCTCTGATGTTAATAGTAATCTATGGTATTACCCTTTTGCTAGTTATGCTTGGGAGCATCATTTATTTGCTGTCCCAGCCAACACCATGTTGAAGCCTGGGGAGTTTATGAACCGGGCTTTGGTGGCGGATTTATTATATCGTTTTTATCAAGATCGGCCGGATTTATTACCGGTAATACCAACAGCACCATTGCCGACATCATCAACAACTACTAATAATACTTCATTGCCCAGTCCTTCTCCTTCTTTGGGAACGAACTCTTCAGCGCCAGCTAACAACGCTCGATTGATCAGTGCTATTCGTCTGGATATAGCCCCAACTTCCTTTACTAGTCCATGTCCGACAAATATTGATGCTTTAGTGACTGTTGCTGTGATGAGCACTACTAGTGGAGGAACTGTCCGATACCGTCTTCTCGATAATGGTGTGCCGGCAACTGCGGAGACTACGATTACTATTCCGGTAGGAATGGTGGAAACTAATTTTACTATTCCAGTGCGTTATGCTTCTACCTTAGGGGTTGGTTTGCATGTTTTTAATCTGGAAGTTCTTGCGCCAGTGCGTATGATTTCAGAAGCGAAGACCATGAATTTTGTTTGTCACAATAGTATTACCAATACTGAATTAACTATCGCACCCAATACCATTTTTCAGTGTGGCAGAGACAATATGTATACGGTTAGCATGGGGCTATCCTTAGATGGCAGCGGCTCAGAAGGTACTGTGAAATATTACTGGCAGCATAATGATGGCAGACGAGTTGGCCCATTTGAAGCTACCTACGGTGCTGGTGAAACACAAATGAATATTCCTGACTATCAATGGACCATTGCTCATGCTGCCGCTAATGGTGAATACAGTTTGTTATTTTTTGCTATTCTTCCTAATAACATGAGTAGTACACCGATTACTGTTACTAAATCTTGTCACTAA
- a CDS encoding CTP synthase, producing MPQKFIITTGGVCSGLGKGISAASIGTILQGMGYSVFPMKFDPYLNLDPGTMNPFRHGEVFVTDDGAETDLDLGHYERFLDIALNRYSSVTTGQIYTRIFAQERRGEYLGRDVQIIPHVTDEIKRTIHEAAEQSQADVVTVEIGGTVGDIEAEPFLEALRQLREDVGADNICFVHVVLVPYLLASKELKTKPAQASVRDMREVGLRPDIIIARADYPLPQEILKKIAFFANVPEQAVIPAVTAESIYAVPLEFEKSDLGLTISQKLHLSYHEVNLRKWEALQVARKKAKKVKKIGLIAKYAGFDDAYFSVIEAIRAAAWAEGIKPEIIGVNAEDIEKHGTMVLEELDGIIVPGGYGKRGTEGKIMAAQYAREKKLPYLGLCLGMQMMVVEAARNLLKLNQATSEEFDPKAKDLVIHLMEAQKGVTDKGGTNRLGLYSCQLMKGTKTQQAYKKSKLEERHRHRYEYNNAYRDQLETVGLIVAGINPDLDLVEIVEIKDHPFMVGSQFHPEFLSRPTKPHPLFAGFMKAIAD from the coding sequence ATGCCGCAAAAGTTTATTATCACTACTGGTGGGGTTTGTTCTGGTTTGGGAAAGGGGATCTCTGCTGCATCTATTGGTACTATTCTCCAAGGTATGGGGTATAGCGTTTTCCCAATGAAGTTTGACCCTTATTTAAATTTAGATCCTGGTACCATGAATCCTTTTCGTCATGGTGAAGTGTTTGTAACTGATGATGGTGCCGAGACAGATTTAGATTTGGGTCATTATGAGCGCTTTTTAGATATTGCACTCAATCGTTATTCTTCAGTGACTACCGGGCAAATCTATACCCGTATTTTCGCTCAAGAAAGACGGGGAGAGTACTTGGGACGAGATGTGCAAATTATTCCTCATGTTACTGATGAAATTAAACGTACTATTCATGAAGCTGCGGAACAAAGTCAGGCTGATGTGGTGACTGTGGAAATTGGTGGTACAGTGGGCGATATTGAGGCAGAACCTTTTTTGGAAGCCTTGCGTCAATTGAGAGAGGATGTGGGAGCAGATAATATTTGTTTTGTTCATGTAGTTCTTGTGCCCTATCTTTTGGCTTCGAAGGAATTGAAGACCAAGCCTGCACAGGCATCAGTTCGAGATATGCGAGAAGTGGGATTACGGCCTGATATTATTATTGCCCGGGCAGATTATCCTTTGCCGCAAGAAATCCTAAAAAAGATTGCTTTTTTTGCCAATGTGCCTGAGCAAGCGGTAATTCCTGCGGTTACTGCTGAGTCCATTTATGCCGTACCTTTAGAGTTCGAGAAAAGTGATTTGGGCCTTACTATCAGTCAAAAGTTACACTTGTCTTATCATGAAGTGAATTTACGCAAGTGGGAAGCTTTGCAAGTGGCGAGGAAGAAAGCGAAGAAAGTAAAAAAGATTGGATTAATTGCCAAATATGCTGGTTTTGATGATGCCTACTTCAGTGTCATTGAAGCTATTCGGGCAGCAGCCTGGGCTGAAGGTATTAAGCCTGAGATTATTGGTGTTAATGCTGAAGATATTGAAAAACATGGAACTATGGTACTTGAAGAGCTTGATGGAATTATCGTCCCCGGTGGCTATGGCAAGCGTGGAACTGAAGGGAAAATAATGGCGGCTCAATATGCTAGAGAAAAGAAGCTTCCTTACCTTGGCTTGTGTCTTGGTATGCAAATGATGGTGGTGGAAGCGGCGCGAAATCTACTAAAATTGAATCAAGCTACTTCTGAAGAGTTTGATCCGAAAGCAAAAGATTTAGTTATTCATTTGATGGAAGCACAAAAAGGAGTTACTGATAAAGGTGGTACTAATCGCTTGGGTCTCTACTCTTGCCAGCTCATGAAAGGGACAAAAACGCAGCAAGCTTATAAGAAGAGCAAATTAGAAGAGAGACATCGCCATCGGTATGAATACAATAATGCCTATCGAGATCAATTGGAGACTGTAGGGCTAATAGTTGCCGGGATTAATCCTGACTTGGATTTAGTGGAAATAGTAGAAATCAAGGATCATCCTTTTATGGTTGGTTCTCAATTTCATCCCGAATTTTTATCTCGACCGACAAAACCTCATCCACTCTTCGCCGGTTTTATGAAAGCAATTGCTGATTAG